A genomic window from Indicator indicator isolate 239-I01 chromosome 10, UM_Iind_1.1, whole genome shotgun sequence includes:
- the RPS8 gene encoding 40S ribosomal protein S8: MGISRDNWHKRRKTGGKRKPYHKKRKYELGRPPANTKIGPRRIHTVRVRGGNKKYRALRLDVGNFSWGSECCTRKTRIIDVVYNASNNELVRTKTLVKNCIVLVDSTPYRQWYESHYALPLGRKKGAKLTPEEEEILNKKRSKKIQKKYDERKKNAKIASILEEQFQQGKLLACIASRPGQCGRADGYVLEGKELEFYLRKIKARKGK; this comes from the exons ATGG GTATCTCCAGGGACAACTGGCACAAGCGTCGCAAGACTGGAGGCAAGAGGAAGCCTTACCACAAGAAGAGGAAGTATGAGTTGGGGCGACCTCCTGCCAATACTAAG ATTGGCCCACGTCGAATTCATACAGTGAGGGTTCGTGGTGGAAATAAGAAGTACCGTGCTCTTCGGTTAGATGTTGGCAACTTCTCCTGGGGATCTGAAT GTTGCACTCGAAAGACCAGAATCATCGATGTCGTCTACAATGCTTCCAACAACGAACTGGTGCGGACAAAGACTCTGGTGAAGAATTGCATCGTTCTGGTTGACAGCACCCCCTACCGGCAGTGGTATGAATCCCACTATGCTTTGCCCCTTGGACGCAAGAAGGGCGCCAAACTG ActcctgaagaagaggaaatctTGAACAAGAAGCGTTCAAAGAAGATCCAGAAAAAATATGATGAGCGCAAGAAGAATGCCAAGATAGCAAGTATTCTTGAGGAGCAGTTCCAGCAAGGAAAGCTACTTG CCTGCATTgcctccagacctggacagtgTGGCCGAGCTGATGGCTATGTGTTGGAAGGCAAGGAATTGGAGTTCTACTTGAGGAAGATCAAGGCCAGAAAAGGCAAATGA